One genomic region from Nostoc sphaeroides encodes:
- a CDS encoding ATP-binding protein — translation MTNHRQSSFRRILVTRILLLFVPVLLIGEIVALNKARSSILGTARQNLTESAISKGERIGDAIALLKATLLSVSKTTVIPSDSPIPEQKILTQLKQQLPASIECIQLTNLLSQEIIASSCGDQAIGELTLPLSSDGIDVKTIFPPTAGITGKRNTQNQLQVVLSAPVSDNQRNLVYSLSIQSALYQQTRNPPGSLTGAMVVIAEDGTILAHPFTNWVGTNINQHPNASQVKSIIKHAIAGRNDSINLSFTEGNELVAGYTAIANPLTQQQQKWVVLAVTSVHNALFGLEEIKLILIVLTVGLIGASLLASLYLAPYLARPVEELRDYALNIHSHHAAQPVPHNFQIREFNQLAQALDQMVERLKAGSEELEIAWKEAKSANQIKSQFLATTSHELRNPLHTIINCIRLVEDGLCDSREEEMEFLKRADETTLHLLNIINDLLDISKIEAGKLSVVTTPLDLRQILLEVINLQSVNVQQKGLQLKCKLDPQAIPIKADAAKLRQVLINVIGNATKFTDTGSITITTEIQHSNGKSQVAIAVKDTGIGIDPTQQHKLFRPFVMVNGTTTRQFEGTGLGLAISRNLIELMGGSITIESAGLHQGTTLKITLPLIDISLLPVLKKEENVGDLGFSSVNDAAKASRYPSLQESGRSHSLGINKSVKADVDKEKSSKFQVLLGNETYEISLSPQQTLLVTLPKTEVYANGASER, via the coding sequence ATGACTAATCACCGCCAATCTTCCTTTCGTCGAATTTTAGTAACGAGAATACTGCTTCTGTTCGTTCCAGTTTTACTTATAGGCGAGATTGTTGCCTTAAATAAGGCACGCTCTAGCATATTGGGGACTGCCCGTCAAAATTTAACAGAAAGCGCTATCAGTAAAGGTGAGAGAATTGGAGATGCGATCGCTCTCTTAAAAGCTACTTTACTGAGTGTAAGTAAAACAACCGTGATTCCGTCAGATTCACCTATACCAGAGCAAAAAATTCTCACGCAGTTAAAGCAACAACTTCCAGCCAGTATTGAATGCATCCAATTAACGAATCTGTTAAGCCAGGAAATAATTGCTAGTAGCTGTGGGGATCAAGCAATAGGAGAGTTAACATTACCTTTGTCTAGTGACGGAATTGATGTCAAAACAATCTTTCCACCAACGGCAGGAATAACTGGAAAAAGAAACACACAAAATCAACTGCAAGTAGTATTATCTGCACCAGTCTCCGATAACCAAAGAAATTTAGTTTACAGCTTAAGTATTCAGTCTGCATTGTACCAACAAACCAGAAATCCGCCGGGATCGCTCACAGGCGCTATGGTAGTGATTGCTGAAGATGGCACAATTTTGGCACACCCATTCACAAACTGGGTGGGAACTAATATTAATCAGCACCCAAATGCTTCTCAAGTCAAGAGCATAATTAAACATGCAATTGCCGGACGAAATGATTCGATAAATTTGTCTTTTACAGAGGGGAACGAATTAGTAGCTGGCTATACGGCTATTGCAAATCCACTTACCCAACAGCAGCAAAAATGGGTAGTCTTAGCTGTTACTAGTGTTCATAATGCGCTTTTTGGTTTAGAAGAAATCAAACTCATTCTCATCGTTTTGACAGTTGGTTTGATTGGTGCAAGTTTGTTAGCATCCTTATATCTAGCTCCTTACTTAGCGCGTCCTGTAGAAGAATTGCGAGACTACGCTCTAAATATTCACTCTCACCACGCCGCACAACCAGTTCCGCACAATTTTCAAATCCGGGAATTCAATCAACTGGCCCAAGCATTAGACCAAATGGTAGAACGGCTCAAAGCTGGGTCAGAAGAACTGGAAATAGCTTGGAAAGAAGCAAAAAGCGCTAACCAAATTAAAAGCCAGTTTTTGGCTACGACTTCCCATGAATTGAGAAACCCATTACATACTATTATTAACTGCATTCGCCTGGTTGAAGATGGCTTATGTGATAGCCGGGAAGAAGAAATGGAGTTTCTCAAACGTGCCGATGAAACAACGCTTCATTTGCTAAATATTATTAATGATTTACTCGACATTTCTAAAATCGAAGCAGGTAAACTTTCTGTAGTTACCACACCTCTTGATCTCCGACAAATCTTGTTAGAGGTGATTAATTTACAATCAGTCAATGTTCAACAAAAAGGCTTGCAATTGAAATGCAAGTTAGATCCCCAAGCTATACCAATTAAGGCAGATGCGGCAAAATTGAGGCAGGTGCTAATTAATGTTATCGGCAACGCCACTAAGTTCACCGACACAGGAAGCATCACCATTACGACAGAAATTCAACATAGTAATGGTAAATCTCAGGTGGCGATCGCTGTCAAAGATACAGGTATAGGTATTGATCCCACTCAACAGCACAAACTATTTCGCCCCTTTGTGATGGTGAATGGTACAACCACCCGCCAGTTTGAAGGTACTGGACTGGGACTAGCAATTTCACGGAACTTAATCGAACTCATGGGAGGTAGTATTACTATTGAGAGCGCAGGGCTTCATCAAGGTACGACGCTGAAGATTACCTTACCCTTGATTGATATCTCGCTGTTACCTGTTCTCAAGAAAGAAGAAAATGTAGGGGATCTTGGATTTTCCTCTGTGAATGATGCGGCAAAAGCAAGCCGCTACCCTAGCCTACAGGAGTCTGGAAGAAGTCACTCTTTGGGGATCAACAAATCTGTAAAAGCAGATGTAGACAAAGAAAAATCCTCGAAGTTCCAGGTGTTACTTGGGAACGAGACTTACGAGATTAGTCTTTCGCCGCAGCAAACTCTCTTGGTAACTCTTCCAAAAACAGAAGTTTATGCAAATGGGGCTTC